A stretch of the Gracilinanus agilis isolate LMUSP501 chromosome 4, AgileGrace, whole genome shotgun sequence genome encodes the following:
- the LMO4 gene encoding LIM domain transcription factor LMO4, translating to MTNGSRSRLFGNSGACSACGQSIPASELVMRAQGNVYHLKCFTCSTCRNRLVPGDRFHYINGSLFCEHDRPTALINGHLNSLQSNPLLSDQKVC from the exons ATGACAAATGGGTCCAGATCCCG GTTATTTGGGAACAGTGGGGCATGCAGCGCTTGTGGACAGTCCATCCCTGCCAGTGAGCTTGTCATGCGGGCGCAAGGCAACGTTTATCATCTGAAG TGTTTTACATGCTCTACCTGCCGGAATCGCCTGGTCCCGGGAGACCGGTTTCACTACATCAATGGCAGTTTATTTTGTGAACATGATAGACCTACAGCTCTCATCAATGGTCATTTGAATTCACTTCAAAGCAATCCACTACTGTCAGACCAGAAG GTCTGCTAA